In the Anser cygnoides isolate HZ-2024a breed goose chromosome 27, Taihu_goose_T2T_genome, whole genome shotgun sequence genome, one interval contains:
- the LOC106049560 gene encoding granzyme G-like: protein MSLTSAVSWSLVSGYKTFLGAGRDPSCSLTSKASTEAEHAAMKHLQKLLLALLLVACPPAKASHTWNRMVGAGRAKAPARPYMAYLEGKSGHFCGGFLVAPSWVMTAAQCFSHRPLTVILGAHNIQRREESWQMFEVQSYHCHPDFTNPVKGNDILLLKLKGNATSNSYVRTISFQKIKASGGTVCRIAGWGHKAPTATFHEANVTIHKQRDCLTVYPGLANNLICANSGSAGVPEEGDTGGPLVCNNKAYGIFSYQYKNRIGFYTHIAPYLPWVDSIMKSA from the exons ATGAGTCTGACCTCTGCGGTTTCCTGGAGCCTAGTCTCAGGGTATAAAACCTTCCTGGGAGCAGGAAGAGACCCCAGTTGCAGCCTCACCTCCAAGGCGTCCACCGAAGCCGAGCACGCTGCGATGAAGCACCTGCAGAAGCTCCTGCTCGCCCTCCTGTTGGTGGCATGTCCTCCGGCCAAAGCCA GTCACACCTGGAACCGGATggtgggagcaggcagagccaaGGCCCCTGCCAGGCCCTACATGGCTTATCTGGAAGGGAAGAGCGGCCACTTCTGCGGGGGCTTCCTGGTGGCCCCCAGCTGGGTGATGACAGCAGCTCAATGTTTCAG CCACAGACCTCTGACTGTCATCCTTGGAGCCCACAACAttcagagaagagaggaaagctgGCAAATGTTTGAAGTCCAGAGTTACCACTGCCACCCGGACTTCACCAATCCCGTGAAGGGAAATGACATCCTCCTGCTGAAG CTGAAAGGCAATGCTACCAGCAACAGCTACGTTAGGACCATTTCCTTCCAAAAAATAAAGGCCTCTGGAGGGACGGTGTGCAGAATAGCTGGCTGGGGCCACAAGGCCCCCACTGCCACATTCCATGAAGCCAACGTCACCATCCACAAACAAAGGGACTGCCTAACCGTGTACCCTGGACTTGCCAACAACTTGATCTGTGCCAACAGTGGATCTGCTGGGGTGCCTGAAGAG GGTGATACCGGGGGCCCACTTGTCTGCAACAACAAAGCCTATGGTATCTTCTCCTATCAGTATAAGAACCGGATTGGCTTCTACACACACATTGCTCCCTACCTTCCCTGGGTTGACAGCATCATGAAGTCGGCGTGA